A window from Schistosoma haematobium chromosome 1, whole genome shotgun sequence encodes these proteins:
- the TMED10 gene encoding Transmembrane emp24 domain-containing protein 10 (EggNog:ENOG410V90C~COG:U~BUSCO:EOG091G0O9D~SECRETED:SignalP(1-22)) produces MRFICSVSAICLLFCYLSTIKGLRFKLKNGVTKCIQDEAHKDVIVHGEYEITAPHEHTTHIKVRDVKKHILYQRDNIKSGKFAFTTEDFDLFEVCFESQPDNTDTEQEVFLNIKHGTEAKDFDKMAKAEKLQPIEVLLKKLESLADEIVQDFVVMHSKSSKMRNINESTHTRVLYFSILSMVILIGFACWQVLYLRRYFKSKKLIE; encoded by the exons ATGAGGTTTATTTGTAGTGTCTCAGCAATATGCTTGttgttttgttatttatcaACAATTAAAGGGCTGAGGTTTAAGCTTAAAAACGGTGTTACAAAGTGTATTCAAGATGAGGCACACAAAGACGTTATTGTACATGGTGAGTATGAGATTACTGCTCCCCATGAACACACAACCCATATCAAAGTCCGTGATGTGAAAAAACATATACTATATCAGAGAGATAATATAAAAAGCGGGAAATTTGCATTCACAACAGAAGACTTTGATCTATTTGAGGTGTGCTTCGAAAGTCAGCCAG ATAATACTGACACGGAACAAGAAGTCTTTCTTAATATAAAACACGGTACCGAGGCCAAGGATTTTGATAAG ATGGCGAAAGCAGAGAAATTACAACCCATCGAAGTGCTACTGAAAAAACTAGAAAGTCTAGCCGATGAAATCGTGCAGGATTTTGTTGTCATGCATTCGAAAAGTAGCAAAATGCGAAACATCAACG AATCTACTCATACAAGGGTTCTCTACTTCTCAATCCTTTCAATGGTAATCCTCATCGGCTTCGCATGTTGGCAGGTACTTTATTTAAGACGTTATTTCAAGTCGAAGAAGCTGATTGAGTAA